One stretch of Nomascus leucogenys isolate Asia chromosome 9, Asia_NLE_v1, whole genome shotgun sequence DNA includes these proteins:
- the ADIPOR1 gene encoding adiponectin receptor protein 1 — protein sequence MSSHKGSVVAQGNGAPASNREADTVELAELGPLLEEKGKRVIANPPKAEEEQTCPVPQEEEEEVRVLTLPLQAHHAMEKMEEFVYKVWEGRWRVIPYDVLPDWLKDNDYLLHGHRPPMPSFRACFKSIFRIHTETGNIWTHLLGFVLFLFLGILTMLRPNMYFMAPLQEKVVFGMFFLGAVLCLSFSWLFHTVYCHSEKVSRTFSKLDYSGIALLIMGSFVPWLYYSFYCSPQPRLIYLSIVCVLGISAIIVAQWDRFATPKHRQTRAGVFLGLGLSGVVPTMHFTIAEGFVKATTVGQMGWFFLMAVMYITGAGLYAARIPERFFPGKFDIWFQSHQIFHVLVVAAAFVHFYGVSNLQEFRYGLEGGCTDDTLL from the exons ATGTCTTCCCACAAAGGATCTGTGGTGGCACAGGGGAATGGGGCTCCTGCCAGTAACAGGGAAGCTGACACGGTGGAACTGGCTGAACTGGGACCCCTGCTAGAAGAGAAGGGCAAACGGGTAATCGCCAACCCACCCAAA GCTGAGGAAGAGCAAACATGCCCAGTGCcccaagaagaagaggaggaggtgcGGGTACTGACACTTCCCCTGCAAGCCCACCACGCCATGGAGAAGATGGAGGAGTTTGTGTACAAG GTCTGGGAGGGACGTTGGAGGGTCATCCCATATGATGTGCTCCCTGACTGGCTAAAGGACAATGACTATCTGCTACATGGTCATAGACCACCCATGCCCTCCTTTCGGGCTTGCTTCAAGAGCATCTTCCGCATCCATACAGAAACTGGCAACATCTGGACCCATCTGCTTG GTTTCGTGCTGTTTCTCTTTTTGGGAATCTTGACCATGCTCAGACCAAATATGTACTTCATGGCCCCTCTACAGGAGAAGGTGGTTTTTGGGATGTTCTTTTTGGGTGCAGtgctctgcctcagcttctcctggCTCTTTCACACCGTCTATTGTCATTCAGAGAAAGTCTCTCGGACTTTTTCCAA ACTGGACTATTCAGGGATTGCTCTTCTAATTATGGGGAGCTTTGTCCCCTGGCTCTATTATTCCTTCTACTGCTCCCCACAGCCACGGCTCATCTACCTCTCCATCGTCTGTGTCCTGGGCATTTCTGCCATCATTGTGGCGCAGTGGGACCGGTTTGCCACTCCTAAGCACCGGCAGACAAGAGCAG GTGTGTTCCTGGGACTTGGCTTGAGTGGCGTCGTGCCCACCATGCACTTTACTATCGCTGAGGGCTTTGTCAAGGCTACCACAGTGGGCCAGATGGGCTGGTTCTTCCTCATGGCTGTGATGTACATCACTGGAGCTGGCCTTTATGCTGCTCGAATTCCTGAGCGCTTCTTTCCTGGAAAATTTGACATATGG TTCCAGTCTCATCAGATTTTCCATGTCCTGGTGGTGGCAGCAGCCTTTGTCCACTTCTATGGGGTCTCCAACCTTCAGGAATTCCGTTACGGCCTAGAAGGCGGCTGTACTGATGACACCCTTCTCTGA